One genomic segment of Priestia aryabhattai includes these proteins:
- a CDS encoding coproporphyrinogen III oxidase codes for MNIYIKGIEDERFLRPLHRISDLFFEESNVSFEDDNEAQLKVEIELKVHEEIYAKAVLHDAETDKVFTEELSKSFTPYETEKEKFKQIKNVVLRVYLSVLQEYTNIVQKWGILTGIRPTKLLHMKLQSGKSKEQAHRELKEEYLITDDKINLMQHIVDRQLAAIPDLHELKNEVSIYIGIPFCPTKCAYCTFPAYAINGRQGSVTSFLGGLHYEMREVGKWLKDNNVKITTVYYGGGTPTSITAEEMDMLYEEMYESFPDVQNIREITVEAGRPDTITEEKLAVLNKWNIDRISVNPQSYIQETLKAIGRHHTVKETIDKFHLSRKMGMNNINMDLIIGLPNEGVEEFQHTLDESKKLLPESLTVHTLSFKRASEMTQNKRKYKVADRYEIGKMMDLATEWTQEQGYEPYYLYRQKNILGNLENVGYSFPGQESLYNIMIMEEKQTIIGLGCGASSKFVHPETDIITRFANPKDPKSYNDGFEHYTREKLKILDELFSK; via the coding sequence TTGAACATTTATATAAAAGGTATAGAAGATGAGCGTTTTTTACGTCCGCTTCACCGAATTTCAGATTTGTTTTTTGAAGAAAGCAACGTTTCCTTTGAGGATGATAATGAAGCTCAGCTGAAGGTTGAAATAGAGCTAAAAGTTCATGAGGAAATTTATGCGAAAGCAGTGCTGCATGACGCTGAAACGGACAAGGTGTTTACAGAAGAGCTTTCTAAATCATTTACCCCTTATGAAACAGAAAAAGAAAAATTTAAGCAAATAAAAAATGTGGTGCTTCGCGTTTACTTATCCGTATTACAGGAGTATACAAACATTGTTCAAAAATGGGGTATTTTAACTGGTATTCGCCCGACTAAGCTGCTTCATATGAAACTGCAGTCAGGCAAAAGTAAAGAACAAGCGCATCGTGAGCTAAAGGAAGAATATTTAATCACCGATGACAAAATTAATTTAATGCAGCATATTGTGGATCGTCAACTAGCAGCTATTCCCGATTTACATGAGTTAAAGAACGAAGTCAGCATTTATATAGGTATTCCGTTTTGTCCGACGAAGTGTGCCTACTGTACATTTCCAGCTTATGCGATTAACGGTCGTCAAGGATCCGTTACGTCATTTTTAGGCGGCTTGCATTACGAAATGCGTGAAGTAGGAAAATGGCTAAAAGACAATAACGTCAAGATTACAACCGTCTATTATGGCGGAGGCACGCCAACGAGCATTACCGCTGAAGAAATGGACATGCTGTATGAAGAGATGTATGAATCGTTCCCGGATGTACAAAATATCCGTGAAATTACGGTAGAAGCAGGAAGGCCCGATACGATTACGGAAGAGAAGCTAGCTGTTTTGAACAAATGGAATATTGATCGTATTAGTGTAAATCCGCAGTCTTATATTCAAGAAACCTTAAAAGCTATTGGACGTCATCATACAGTAAAAGAAACAATTGATAAATTTCATCTTTCTCGAAAGATGGGGATGAATAACATTAACATGGACTTAATTATTGGGCTTCCAAATGAAGGTGTAGAAGAATTTCAGCATACGCTAGATGAATCTAAAAAATTGCTTCCTGAATCTTTAACTGTTCATACGCTATCGTTTAAACGTGCGTCTGAAATGACTCAAAATAAACGGAAATACAAGGTGGCAGATCGCTATGAAATTGGTAAAATGATGGATTTAGCGACTGAGTGGACTCAAGAACAAGGGTATGAGCCTTATTATTTATATCGCCAAAAAAATATTTTAGGTAATTTAGAGAACGTTGGATATTCATTCCCTGGTCAAGAGAGCCTGTACAATATCATGATTATGGAAGAAAAGCAGACGATTATTGGCCTTGGATGCGGGGCATCTAGTAAGTTTGTACATCCAGAAACAGACATTATTACAAGGTTTGCGAATCCCAAAGACCCAAAATCGTACAACGATGGATTCGAGCACTACACACGAGAGAAACTCAAGATTTTAGATGAATTGTTTAGTAAATAA
- a CDS encoding YlbF family regulator — protein MSVNLHDVANDLEKAIRQSDDYTNLKNLYAAVNADEGSKQLFERFRTMQMELQQKQMMGQEITEEEVQQAQQTVAIVQQDQNIAKLMEAEQRMSMVIGELNKIIMKPLEELYGAAE, from the coding sequence GTGTCTGTAAACTTACATGATGTAGCAAATGATTTAGAAAAAGCAATTCGCCAAAGCGATGATTACACAAACTTAAAAAACTTATATGCAGCAGTAAACGCTGATGAAGGTTCAAAACAATTATTTGAGCGTTTCCGTACAATGCAAATGGAGCTGCAACAAAAGCAAATGATGGGCCAAGAAATTACTGAAGAAGAAGTTCAGCAAGCTCAACAAACAGTTGCAATCGTTCAACAGGATCAAAATATCGCGAAGCTAATGGAAGCTGAGCAACGTATGAGCATGGTAATTGGTGAATTAAACAAAATTATCATGAAGCCACTTGAAGAGCTTTACGGTGCGGCTGAATAA
- a CDS encoding Cof-type HAD-IIB family hydrolase, whose product MAYRLLALNIDGTILNSQGRVTKETKDAIQFVKNKGVYVTLVTNRHFPSAKKIARSLKVHPAMLITHSGAFIGTSIDKPILDKRISEEKTFNLIQLFENFNCHVRILHERFSIGNRVKLPNNIVAKSVLKTGEPLFYPVQFVDSLGDTLRDEPVSTPKIEVYFADRREKEYAEQTIASAVPDIEWFSYPNENRCYITPKGATKAAGVRYVANRLGIPMEDVVAIGNCYDDLETIEHAGMGVAMGNSPTELKMLADWVTRSNNENGVAYMVKELFRKQQRLGYLHQIDSFRLK is encoded by the coding sequence ATGGCTTATCGATTGCTAGCGTTGAATATTGATGGAACCATTTTAAATAGCCAAGGGCGCGTTACAAAAGAAACGAAAGACGCAATTCAATTTGTGAAAAATAAAGGTGTTTACGTTACGTTAGTAACAAACAGGCATTTCCCGTCTGCTAAAAAAATTGCTCGGTCACTTAAAGTTCATCCAGCAATGCTAATTACTCATAGCGGTGCCTTTATCGGAACATCGATAGACAAACCGATACTAGATAAGAGAATTAGCGAGGAAAAAACATTTAACCTCATTCAGCTTTTTGAGAATTTTAATTGTCATGTCCGCATTTTACATGAAAGGTTTTCAATTGGAAATCGTGTAAAGCTTCCTAATAATATTGTAGCTAAAAGTGTGTTAAAAACGGGAGAACCACTCTTTTATCCCGTGCAGTTCGTAGATTCATTAGGAGATACGCTTCGTGATGAACCTGTTTCTACTCCGAAAATAGAAGTGTATTTTGCAGATCGTAGAGAAAAAGAATACGCCGAGCAAACAATTGCTAGTGCAGTACCGGATATTGAATGGTTTTCGTATCCAAATGAAAATAGATGTTATATTACACCAAAAGGAGCCACAAAAGCCGCCGGCGTTCGTTATGTAGCAAATCGTCTAGGGATACCAATGGAAGATGTAGTAGCGATTGGAAATTGCTATGATGATTTAGAAACGATTGAACATGCGGGAATGGGTGTGGCGATGGGCAATTCGCCAACAGAATTAAAAATGCTTGCGGATTGGGTTACTCGTTCTAATAACGAAAATGGTGTAGCCTACATGGTGAAAGAGTTATTTAGAAAGCAGCAGCGTCTTGGTTATCTTCATCAAATTGACAGCTTTCGTTTAAAATAA